The nucleotide sequence GGTGCAAGCTTTCAAAATTTGCTATGAATTATCGTGGAAAATTATGAAGCGCATTTTAGCGACTCAAGGTGTAGAATCAACGGCACCAAGAGACATATTTAGAAAAGCTGCTCTTGCAAAATTAATTGATAACCCAGAAGAATGGTTTGGTTTTATAGAGAAACGGCACCTTACATCCTATACGTATGAGCAAGAAAACGTGGATGCTATCGTAGCAGCGTTTGATTCATTTTCAGCAGAGCTTAATACGGCAATACAACGGATGAAATCTTAACGGGGGTCCCCAGATGGCTGATATAACAACGACGGTAGAATCATTAAAAAATGATGTTAAAAAATTCGTTGAAGATCGCGAATGGCAACAGTTTCACAGTCCAAAGAATTTGAGTATGGCTCTTGTTTCCGAGGCGACTGAATTGATGGATCTTTTTTTGTGGTGTGAAAGTGCTGCATCGTATGAAGCATTAGAAAAGTGTAGACAAGATGCAGAAGATGAAATTGCTGATGTAGCCGTTTTACTTTTAGCATTTTGCGTGCGTCATAATATCGATTTAAGTGCTGCAATTGCGCACAAGCGCATTGAAGCAGCGCGTAAATATCCGGTTGAAAAGTGCAAAGGTAAGTCTACCAAATATACAGCATTATAAAATAAAAATGGGACGTAATGTCCCATTTTTTATTGTGCATCCAGCTGTAGCATTAACTTTTTTGCGTTTCCTAATTACAGGTTTTGTACTCAGTAGTCGTTTCTCTAAAACACGCCAAAATAAGCGCGTTCCATAAAATCCCGTCAAACTTATAAATCCAAACAATGCAATAGGGGCGCCAAATTGGATAGCGTTTTCAAAATTAATGAATGAAGCAATAAAGTTATGGAATTCTTCTTTAAAGTGGGGA is from Candidatus Babeliales bacterium and encodes:
- a CDS encoding HI0074 family nucleotidyltransferase substrate-binding subunit; its protein translation is MEQSTLDLMSNLLKAQVVFERFRKNMKDDQDQAGAVQAFKICYELSWKIMKRILATQGVESTAPRDIFRKAALAKLIDNPEEWFGFIEKRHLTSYTYEQENVDAIVAAFDSFSAELNTAIQRMKS
- a CDS encoding nucleotide pyrophosphohydrolase, translated to MADITTTVESLKNDVKKFVEDREWQQFHSPKNLSMALVSEATELMDLFLWCESAASYEALEKCRQDAEDEIADVAVLLLAFCVRHNIDLSAAIAHKRIEAARKYPVEKCKGKSTKYTAL